Within the Takifugu flavidus isolate HTHZ2018 chromosome 20, ASM371156v2, whole genome shotgun sequence genome, the region GCCCCCATAGTAACATTCCTGCATCCCAGAGATATTATGTAACTTTCATGGGTTACCCAGAGCTGACCAGTAATGGTTTAAAGCTATCAAATGACCGTGATGCTTTCAGGGGCAGTATGGCTCTAGGCATTTTCCTTTGATGTCAAAATTTGgcatcaaaggtcaaaggagtGTCTTTTTCATAGATGGTCAGATGCTCTGTTGTTGAAGACGAAAAGAAAGTTCCAGGAAgagaattcattaaaaaatgtaCAGCGCCTGCAGGAGAAGCACGCTACCTTTTGATGTTAATTCAACGTAGCTGAATTGCAAAAAAACCACCCGCCTCCACAAAGGATAACTGTGAATAATTCATTTGTACCTCAACAGTTCAtgaccacaaaacacaaacacggtgGAGGAGCcaccgtgtttgtgtttttgtggtgCTGGGTTCACATCATTAATGTTGCTTTGCATTAAATGAGCTAAAGTCTCTGTCTCAGATGAACCAGTCTGCTCTTGAAAACATCACAGCTCGCAGAAATTGAACATTCAACTGAGTTTTAGCGATCTTTCATCTCTAATTGTGATGGGCTTCATCTCCATAACTGAGCAATAGACTATTTCCCCAGATGAATTACTTTAACCGTTAACACTTAGCAGCAGAGGCCCTGTGCTGCCCACCATGCAGAACACCAATGGAAATATGGAATAAAAACCCGTTGAATGAAATCTGTGCTGACAGAGAAAAGACACGTGTTCAAGTTTTATTTACAACATTGGCATTATTAATTACAGAATATGAGAAAAATaggttttcatttcatgaaaagGTTACCGCGGCGCTGTACAATTAACAGGATTAAAATGTGCGGCGTTTACAGCCTCCATCACTAGTTCCGCGGCTCTCAGTGAGACCACGCCACCTTCGTGTCATCTGTCATCACACTGAATCAGTAATTAGGACGGTGAATCCGATCTGAGTGGACGGGCAGTGTGGCAGCTACAGGGACTTAGACAAACAACGTTCTCGGGGTGTATTTTGGCCATCCATCATGACGGCGGCGGTTACTTTGAGCTATGGCGGTGATTACATACTCGTGGCCGGCAGAATATATCATCTACTGTTCTATTTTCTGACAGGTCTTTGTCGCACGCATCCAGGCTACTTGTGTCCATTAGGTGTAAGCAGTTTAGCTCCATGCAGCTTACAAAGTTTTattgttaatgtttttttttccttttaccaCATTCTTTTCTGCTTTGCTCATTTTTCAGTCTGATTCAGCACCGATCTGCAGCTTGAGTCACCTTATTTGGGTCCATTTAACGATTCCTTTATTCTGCTGGAGAGAATCTTCTCTTACAGCTTTGCTTTCATAGCATGGCCCTCTATGACGCCCGCGGCTAGCATCTGATCGATGTCTGCCCGTTTGAAGCCGTactcctgcagcacctccagcgTGTGTTCTCCGATAGCTGGGTCCAGGGCGAGGCCGGGTTCCGCAGGAGTCCTGGAGAGCACCGGCGCTGGCCGGGGGCTTTCCTGCCCGCCAGCATCCTCTATGAACGAAGCCCTCTCCCGATTGTGCGGGTGCGAGCTCACTTCCTCGAATGTCAGCACGGGCGTGACGCAGGCGTCGGTCCCGTCGAAGATCTGCGACCACTCTGCCTGGCTTTTCGAAGCGAAACGATCGGCGAAGATCTTTGTCAGCTCTGGCCAATCGCTGAAGCTCATCTGATCGGGCAACTCTGCGGCATCTAATTCCAAACCTAGGAGATAAACAGACTCAGGTGAAGCTTCATACGGCCAAACCAGACATGCTGCTGCAACACTGATAAAAAGGTTATTGCTCCTGCACCATATGGACACATTTGCCCTCCTCGTCCCTGTCAGCAGTCCTCTCATCGTCGTTGATAATTCCAATGACTCTGATGTTGTCTGCACTTTGGTCTCAACTCTCAACCTATGTGGTAAAGGACTGAGGCCAGAGCCTGGAGGTGCACCACTGGGTGAGCAGTTGATCTTAACTCCTATCAGGAAATCCTATATTCACCTGCGGGTGGGCCAGTCCTTTCGGTTTTGCCTTAATCTATTATCACAGTTGTGATAAAGGCTGTAATCAATGAACGGCATTCCGACATTCCGGCACTCCAGATGTTCGAGCACGTGCTGAACAGGCAGCGTTCCGACCTCCCCGACAGGTCGGTTGGATCGATGGGCGAACCGTGGAGGGTCAAGATTAGCAGGAATGCTGCCGCCACACATGTCAAAGCAACAGGCCTGTAATGGCCCAGACAGGACGCAAGCGTGCAGGACTTGAGGTCAGGAGGTAAAAGACCACCTGGCCCAGCTGCTTTGCCTGTTTTCACACATTCAAACATTCTGTCTGATAAAGCGTCTCACGGTGCCGAGGACCTGTGAGGGTTCGATTCAGCTCAGGCAGCTTCATCTTCCGCTCAAATCAAGTTTAAAGGCACAGTTCCAGCAATTTCCACTTAATTAAGATAGGACTTGTCATCCGGGAGCCGTACTTGCCGTTTCCACGGGAACAGCTCCTTTTGACATACAATTGTAATTTTGTTGCCTGGGCAACAGATGTGTCGGTTGCGATTGTGGGGAAATGGTTTACGCTCGGATCGCACACCTTTGTTGATTAAAGTCACGGTGGAGTCATTAACGGACACGAATCAGGAGCTCAGATTAATTGTTTCAGCGGCTGTGACATCATAACGAGCTGCCAGGGATAAATCCCAACCCTGCAGCCATTCATTTCAAATCTGTCTAATTCCAGTCCAGAGTGTGGTCCCACTCTAAAGGAGCAGGCGTTGGCAGGGACGCGCCCTTTATTTCTGaagctgtgtgtatgtggtcATTTGTCACCAACCCTTCAGCAGCTGGCGGTAGAACTGCGGCTCTATGGCGCCCACGGCCATGTGCTTCCCGTCTGAGGTCTGGTAGGTGTCATAGAAGGGCGCCCCGCTGTCCAACATATTCTGGCCCCTTGGGCGATCCCACATACCGATGCTGCGTGATTTCCAAACAAAAGAGCCCACATATGCAGCTCCTTCGACCTGCGCGCAGGAAGTAAGGAAACAAGCAGAACATTCCATTAAAGATTACTAATTACTTTTCCCTGAGTCACGATAGAGCAGCATGTGTTTAAGGCTCCCTactgtattcatttattcacatATTCGGCACTCGACAACAGGGCCCTTTTGAAGCTGAGCAGAAGCTACTGTGCATGAATAAATATCCACAGGACATTTGGGTAAATCTATTAAGTAAATATTTTCACCCccctcaaaataaaacacttttttgcTCGAACGCCTGCTGCCTCATATTCGTCAACAGTGCCTGCAACTTGTTGCTTAAATTAGCTTCTCGAGTGCTGAAGAGCTCCTGGTGTTTTGTCACTTCTGTGCAGATTATGGGAAGTGAATCTTTATGTGGGAGTGCGAGTTGCTGTCAGATGGAAGACAGAAACAGATTAAACggagctgaagatgctgaaactGTCCCGAGGATCATTAAGGGTGAAACACAACAGAGCAAATGGATGATACTGAAGTCACGTTTATCACGTTTTGTCGGGGGAGAATGGAGCATGACGTTTTTCTATTCTTTTCCTGACTTTAAAGATCTTTATTCAGTGATTCACAACTAGCAGAGAAATATCACTCAGATCAGGGCAAAACCTGATTCGTGAGCAATCAGCTGCCGATGAGTAAAGACACACGGTTGGATGGCTGGTGAGCCCATGTGGTATGGAGGGACTCACATCCGAACATCCATTTGTTTGAGTTTTTGTCCGGTGTCCGCTAACTTGACAGCAGAAAGACGGTCAAGTAGATGACAATGGTAGATGGTAGTGTGGCAGAAATAAGCAAAGTTCCACAAATTctgaattttatttcattaaatagAGAAAATCTTTATTGTCTGcctttatttgttttgtctATTGTTCTGGGCTCTGAGCAATAACAAAAGATTAATTATCAAGATGCCATCTGTGAGAATGCTGTCAGATTTTGCCAATTTTCTGATGAAAGGCTGCAAGAGCTGACGCTGTctccgttttgttttttttcccttttccccacCAGCCTGTAATCATTTTGTCCTTCTGATATTGAGGTCTTATTGCATGACCAGTGATGCAAGCACATCTCCACTGTGTATTTAATCTTGCATTTGGAGAATATTGCTCCTCAGCTTAAAGAAATCTTATCTGAATATTCTcattccattttcttccactttcCCCCTAAAGCCAGGATACTTTATGAATGACAAATTTACTCCAAGCAACTGAGTGATCATCAGATCTATTACCAGCTTCTTTTGCCCTGATGAGAGTCACACACGCCTCAAAATATGATCGGTTTAGTTTTTGATTCACTGTTCAAACGTGAGCCTATTCAACCACAGGAGGGCGCACTCTGCCCGCAAAAAAGA harbors:
- the amacr gene encoding alpha-methylacyl-CoA racemase isoform X2; the encoded protein is MWSLSPIVKINSTNRTGVMEKLGLGPRELLRENPCLIYARLTGYGQSGSYATAAGHDINYLAISGLLSRLGRSEEKPYAPLNLVADFAGGGLTCALGIVLALLERTKSGKGQVIDASMVEGAAYVGSFVWKSRSIGMWDRPRGQNMLDSGAPFYDTYQTSDGKHMAVGAIEPQFYRQLLKGLELDAAELPDQMSFSDWPELTKIFADRFASKSQAEWSQIFDGTDACVTPVLTFEEVSSHPHNRERASFIEDAGGQESPRPAPVLSRTPAEPGLALDPAIGEHTLEVLQEYGFKRADIDQMLAAGVIEGHAMKAKL
- the amacr gene encoding alpha-methylacyl-CoA racemase isoform X1 produces the protein MALAGVRVIELAGLAPAPFCGMILADFGAKVIRVDRTKVSMALDTQARGKKSVAINLKTPEGVAVLKKLCVQSDVVLEPYRKGVMEKLGLGPRELLRENPCLIYARLTGYGQSGSYATAAGHDINYLAISGLLSRLGRSEEKPYAPLNLVADFAGGGLTCALGIVLALLERTKSGKGQVIDASMVEGAAYVGSFVWKSRSIGMWDRPRGQNMLDSGAPFYDTYQTSDGKHMAVGAIEPQFYRQLLKGLELDAAELPDQMSFSDWPELTKIFADRFASKSQAEWSQIFDGTDACVTPVLTFEEVSSHPHNRERASFIEDAGGQESPRPAPVLSRTPAEPGLALDPAIGEHTLEVLQEYGFKRADIDQMLAAGVIEGHAMKAKL